Below is a genomic region from Palaemon carinicauda isolate YSFRI2023 chromosome 31, ASM3689809v2, whole genome shotgun sequence.
gtattattattatggaaGTGTTGTGGAAAAAGTTAAAAGCATTTCTTTGTTCCTGTTTAGGAGCATTGTAGTATTCAGAAAATCCATTGCCTCATTCTATAAAGCATGAGAGGGAGTTTGTCTCGTCAGCATTTTGCAAAAttacagtttattattatcattacttgctaagctacatacctagttggaaaagctggatgctataagcctaagggttccaacagagaaataacccagtgaggagaggaaataagtaaagactactagagaagtttaagaataatccTCAATAAAAGCTTCAGCCCACCCTTACTGCATCTACTGAATCATCGGGATTCAGCAGCTGTGGAAGAGTTTGAGTTGATGACTGTTCGGTGAAAAAATTGCCCCCGAGAATACCCAGTATAATAGTCCATAATAATAGACATCCCGTACATCCTGGAGAACTTTAGATGTATGACCTACCTTTTTTACCAGAATAGGGGCATCTGCCGAGCGGTTTGCCCAGTTAGGACCCCCTTGCATGTCGAGAACCATATTCCATTCTAACCAGCCGACTGTCCAGTGGTTGACATCCTGGAAAGATTTGTTAAAGTTATTTGTTGAATGGAATTTATCTCaatcatatttcatttataattgaATATTGAATTATATCACGAAACAATTAATAACGAATTTTCGGTTTCTGTTCCTTTtaccacttaaaggtttaaaggccgtccatgaatggcagggggcacgggacagtgacattgccctgtcaagcaggacagtgccctagagactgaccacccaagctaggaccaaggagagccaggcaatggctgctgatgactcagcagatagacctataggctcccccaaaccccccatccttagctcacaaggatggtaaggttgcagcgaccaaaggaattaacgagtctcagcggaactcgaaccccagtctggcaatcaccaggcaaggacgctacctccaggccaccacaaccaaaatGCTACTTGGGCATTGACCTTCAAAAAATAACACAAGGTACTATGTAGCTTAGCCACCAGGAACCAATGGAAATACTACCATGAAACTTATAAGATCCTTTAAGGACTTATCAGGCATTGTGATGTTGGGTCCTCCTTTAGATTCGGCTCTTTTGTGTCCCACGAATAGTCTGGAACATTCTatacaaattctcctctttcctcaaacatcTTGACAGCACAAAGCATACTATACCTTATGATTTCATTTTCGTGGATACTGGATAGGTACTGCAATCGTTCTGTGGCTATTTGCCCGCATGTTAAGTGGAGAAGAGACTTTAGCAATGACAGGCAGCTCGTTTAAGAAAATCCAACCAATGTTCTTTTGTCACGGATGGTGCATCTGTACCTTAGCCTTCCAGTGTTTTGGATTTTAGAGTTCTTTCACTTGAGGGCACATTAAAGCAcactattttttatcattttctcatCCTCTTGTGTTTTAATGGTGTTTTGGGCAACCTTGACAGTAGACCAAAGAAGCCTGGTGGGATATAAAGAAGTTGCCTTTTCCATTATCTTTCTCTTTGGTCGCCGTTTTCTGAACCATTGTTACTGTTCATCCTCTAGTCAAATGGGTTAACCATACTTTCCTGATATATTTTCATCTAATATACGGAGTATCATCTTATAGTCTGTATTTAGATATGGTCATATTGTTACTGGTATCCTTATCAAGTTTgcttctattgttttttttattattattattatttttctatccgGCGAAACAGCAAAATCCTTGACTAGTTCGTTCTAGGTTGGTCCTTTATTTGTGATTTCTAATTATGCTTTACATTCGTTAGATATTAAACCTGAGCAACCTGTTCTCTATGTTATTCTCATATGGGGTATGATATACTGCATGTGAAGTCTCAAGCAGACTGCAATGGCATTTTGAATCATCTTTTCCATTTGAATTGGTCATAGTTTATAAGGGAAGATAAGTCTGTGgttctttaaaatgaatattttgtcAACGTCATTGAGAGGCGTCTACTTTCTCGAGTGTTGAACTGCAGCATCAAGGACTAAATGAGCTTCAGTGAGGATTGCAGACTTGCTTATTTGTAGAAACAGGAGTCTTATTACCATAGGAATAGAATAGAATCAACCTGGAATTTCAGGCCCTATTTATCCCTAGGAAAGGTTTTAATTCAAATTTCTGCTAAGTTGTTCTCTTATCTGGTCCTCAGCACCCGATTCTCTTCTTAAATTGTTGCACAGAAACTTAGAATTCATTCAGTTCCTTTTTCTTAGTCTATATATTAGTCTCACGAGTCTTCCTTCACTTTGCTAATTTAGTATTctgtaaaatatttttatgaagttgactatcctttgcattcagatctcaccAGACTATCATCTTCCATATAGTAATAGGTATGCGGTTAATTCTCATATTATTGCCttttctatcataaggctcaagacTACTCATTATAGAAGAGTTGAAActggaacttcagaggttcaaacttggaGAAACATTTTTTTGTTAAACAGTATCTTCTAAAGCATACCTTCCTAGTGAGTAAAATGCTTATAATAcaattgtataatttatatatatatatatatatatatatatatatatatatatatatatatatatatatatatatatatatatatatatatatatatatatatacacacacacacaaaagtatctTATCTACCTCAATTATATTACGACTGAAGCGCTCAGCGTTTTTCCAAGAACCAAGAGCAGGGGCAtttcctcctgaaaaaaaaaaaaaattaaaaaaattttcatttcccTTTACCGTTAGTTTTCTTTACCATTGAAGAGTTCATTGAAGCTATTTTAATAATCTTTTATGAAGTTAATTAAATTATTTTCGCATTAATTCAAActaagaaaataactttttacaTATTCAAGGAAACTCATTTCTAAGAAGGTTCTCGAGTGAATGGCTAAGATATCCATTAGTGCTCCTCTCCCCTCAAGTGGCGAAAGTAATATAATTTCAAGATCGTGCATAAATTAATGGATTATAATTGGTTGTGATTACCAACATTTACCTATGCTAGACTCAGTGTATAAGATGAACTTCTCTGGATAATGTTCGTGCATGGCATCAAGTGCTTCAGGACCTGTGGTCTCGTCTTCGTACCAGTGGATACCAATTCCATCCACGTATTTGTATGCATCGGGGTCATCTAGAATCTGTAAAACGAAAAGGCATCTTCGGTTTAAAAGAAGAGGCCATGGGGAATCTGGAAGGTGGGTGGAATGGGGTCATCTAAATTCTCTAATATAAATGTGGGATCATCGAGAGTGTGATAAATGAATAGGGGAGACAGTAATCCAAAATCATCAGTATATAGATAGGGACTGCCATCCAATATCTGAAGGTGAAAAGgatttaaaatattcaatataaagatGGAGACATCCACAGTGCAATGTAAAAGTTTCATGATGAACAGTTTTCTCATATGAAGTCCTACAAGGCCAGTATTTTGATGTTATTTGTCTTTTGGAAATAAGAATCTGGTACGAAAAAGGAAGTTTCATCACGAACCTGAAATGTAattatagctaaaaaaaaattcttaagtagcaaaaaaattacttttgttgTAAACTTACTGTATTTGGATACCAAGGTAGACCATCTCTGTCGTGGTCCAACACCATGAGTTGAAGTCCCCCGAATCCAGCGGCTTCCAAGGCGGGACCAAGTGAGGTCTTGATCCAGTCCCGCATATCTGTGGCGTTCCATTTGCATCCATCCCCGTGCCAAGGAGAACGCAGCATCGCTTCGTCCTGTGCACTCAGGCCCCACAGAGATATGCCCTCCGACTCGTAGGATTTGACAAATCTTCGGGAAGATTCGGAGGATGCTACTGTATAATTTACAGGTTATTGTCCAAACAAATGTTTTAATTGCTACAAAAGATAATTCAATAATTTTGAATGTTGTTTTAATGATTAAACGACCTTTTGTTATTTACAGACAACTTgtccccatcatcatcataatcatcaaccaTTGCTATTCCACGCTAGGACAAAGTtcacgcatctgtttatggtctttttttctTAGCTTAACAATCCATCATCTCTTCCTTTCccatattcattagcaatctttagggacctattctgttattctttttatccatctattatctgtcattctcattatttgttctgcccatgtctatttctattTCGTACttattgtttgaatatcctctaatttagtttgctctcatatccatattgccttttttctatctcttaatgttattccatcATTACTTTTTACATAGCTCTTTCATTTGTACCTAGAATATGTTCTAAGGCTCTATGTTttcgatgtataagttaatacttttctttttagagaaagtggcattttacattacataatttaattttgtatacCAGAAGCTCTATAccctatgcttattcttctttcaatATCGGTCTCTTGTCCCGaggaagcacttactgtctgtccttagttcgtacagtatattcataaacaatctttagaggtttgtccataacccttatatgttgtctctgcattttcattaaacattatcttagttttactcatattaattttcagaactacatttctgctttctctattcagctCTTTTATCATCTtctgcaattcctctcatgatcaCGAAATAGAATTATGAGATatgcaaatctttagttgttaagggactccctattaatgttaattcctatttatttccaatataaattcttaaaaacgtctAGCAAcgttgtgaataatttatgagagatgaggtctccctgcctaactccatTCTCAGTCAGAATTTTCTCACAATGTTTATGGAGTTTTAGAaatgctgtacttcccgtatagaaaTTTTCAAATGTTATAACATACGATTCTTCtagtccttgtctttgaagggctctcATAACTGCTAAAGTTTTAATAGAAgcaaaaggcttttcatagtctataaatgccatactctgttgatttcgCCATTTGCTGATAATGAATAGAAATTAATTCACATGCCATATTAGCTCATGCAGTACTTTTTCAGGacttttatgtaatatattttattgtttttctattccCAAAAGCCTTGGAACATATTCTTATGAAAGCCAACACAGTTATAATACTTTATAGGACAGGGGATGTCTGAGATCATAGAAACTCCAGATAAAGGGCAGTTTTTAAGGGAAAATAGATACTATGCACCAAGCGAGTTCCAAGGGATTAATGCATGCTACTCACTTTAAGATTCCATGGTGACACATCACCTGCGGGTCTACCAAAATATAATACTTTGGTAGACCGCAGCCCTTGAGCACAATATTTGCTATATTGCTAGCTCATTTATACCAGGATATAGGTATAAAACTATCAAAGAAAAACATagaaagaggatgtctggatataaGGTAAAAACAGAAAATGGAATCACGAAAAGATGTGACGTCTACAATGATCTCAGACATTTTAATGAAATCGGTTCCCCACCATTTTGAGCGAAGCTATAATACTGTAGAGCATGTGCCATTTCCTTCACATTCCTGATGTTTTATATGAATATCAATTTATATCCATAGGCTGATTCTCCAAGTAATTTTATTATCCTTCCTACCCACTTCATTGGTACCATTTCTCTTGCATGTGGTCTACCTCATCCTTGAACAAGGCCTTGTatttgcaaggttttttttttataggatatCTTATATCTATAATGACAATGGTGATCCTCCACCTACATCATACTTTGACGGCTTTTGTAATCCATCAAAAAGAATCCTATTCTTTCCCACTCACTTGACGATGTAGTCGGCCCAGACCTTCCACATCTCTCGCTTGATCCCTCCCTCGCCTTTGGAAAGGTCAGTTTCTCTCATCCATGTTGGAGGGGACCACGGAACCCCGAACAACAGCAGTGGACGCTTGCTCATAGCCAGGGCCCGTGTGATGAAAGGTAGCTGAAGAAATATGATTTTGtgttaaatatttctttaaatggaTATGATGCAGctagagaataaagaaaaatattttttaacttttgGCTTGTATCAGTATCCTCATTTGGGATTATAGATAAttaggtaaaagagaaaaaaacattatCTTTCGGCTTAAATTTTTAAGAAGCTGATTAGTTTTACCCATAAGAAATATTTGGTTGtttaattaggaaataaaaaaaaaaatagtaattttagatAGAGGCAGCAGGAACGGCCAACCAATTTCTTTTACATAAATGAAATCTGAAGACAAGAGTTATACCTAATCAGGAGAACGTTATGGTCGGGATGTAAAGTCGTAAGAATTTCACCTCCCTTTTTATTGGTAAAACTTGATTGAAGAAAGGACAAAATTATCGATAATAGAATATATCTTTAAAACTGAATATTATTGTCGTAACCTTACGGTCCTTAGCAGCAACCACTTTTTCGCCTTTGACTATATGtccgttcctgcttcctttcttccacttAGCTGTCAAATCATGGGTTCATGAAAACTGAATAACCCCCAGGCCTTGGTTCCTGACTTTAATGCCCAAGCTCATGAATCTAGTCAAGCGATCCACATAATCAGATGTGCAATTACCTTGTATGAGTAATCCTCTGGAGCTAGTGCAAAGTGCTTAAGCTCCATGTCACCCTCGACTTCATTGTAGGAGTAAATACGCTTGGAGTAGTCGGAGCTAGCTATGATGATCTTACCCATGGTGTACTCGATGCCCGTGGGAGAGAAGTAGGATCTGCATCAGTAGATTGGTATTGTAAATGTTAAGAAACTCCAGGAAGCTCAATTTTCATTTTAGATCATTTGAATACTGTCATTGACTCAGTAATGTTTAACAGAATCTATATTATTCGCATTTGGGGTTTATTTCATGTTACTTAACTTCTAGTTGCTTGCTAAGACTTGCGATGCTTTTAGAACTTTTGAATATCTATAAAACTATTAATACAACCTTTGGCAATATCTCAATGAGTGCGAAACTCTGCTGAAAGAACAATCAAATGACGTCACAGATGAAAGGCTCATCAGCAACAGACAACTCAATGGAATCCATCCAACAGGGCAATGAATCCTGATCCTACTAACCTTAGAAGCTTTTCCTGCATTGCTTTCGAAAGGTCAGCGATGTTGATTCCAGTAGAGTCTGTGAAAGCCCCTCCGAATCCTTTCATAGTCTGCAGGGTGTTTTCCAGGTTGATGTTGATGATGGGGTTCCCTGAAAATTGCAATTTTCTTTATTGCTAACATTTCTCCAAAGCCTCATTGGGGGCGTCTGTGAGAAGAGGCTTTGTAAGCGGTCGTCTGAGTGAACGTCACTGTAATTGTGATCGTGTGTTAATTTTGTCagaaagagcaaagttaatgtaCCATTGTAAGTAATTACCTCTAAGTTGAGACTGAATGATGTGAACTTGCTATAACAAGTGCAAATATAAGTTTTGCATTTAAATTTTTCCAGTGACATATAAGCATTTTGCTAAACTCACAAAACTTTACAAGGCTtaatatataacttaaaaaaaaaaaaaaaaaaaaaaaaaaaaaaaaaaaaaaaaaaaaaaaacacacactcgtCGAAGATAGTTTAAGGAGAGAAAATAGCAGAATCGAATTTCATATTCATAGAGTATATTTATTTGTGGGACTTCAAGCCGATGccaatgtatatattttttgctaTTCGGCTATTTGGGTAACAAGTAACTGCCTTTACAGACCTGTCCACTTGCTATAAATTTCCCGCCTGGTTGGCATTCTATTTTTAGACTTGTGTGTGCAAGGTCGTGGGTTGTGTAAGTGTTTTTATTATCACCTGCAAGTATCGTGTGTcgtctacagtattattattattattattattattattattattattattattattacttgctaagctacaaccttagttgggaaagcaagatgctataagaccaggggccccaactgggaaaatagcccagtgaggaaaggaaacaaggaaaaataaaatactttaagaacagtaacatttgaatatttcctatatgagatagaatagtgtgcccaagtataccctcaagcaagagaactctaacccaagacagtggaaggccatggtacagaggctatggcactacccaagactagagaacaatggtttgatttggagtgtccttctctttgaagagctgcttaccatagctaaagagtctcttctacccttaccaagaggaaagtagccactgggctattacagtgctgtagttaaccccttgggttaagaagaattatttggtaatctcagtgttgtcaggtgtataaggacagaggagaatctgtaaagaataggccagactattcggtgtatgtgcaggcaaaaagAACGTGAAGCGTAactacagagaaggatccaatgtaatactgtctggccagtcaaaagacccaataactctttagcggtagtatctcaatgggtggctggtgccctggcaatccTACTACCTTCGTACTGGCACGACATCTGCGTGCGTGTATGTGAGTAACAGGAATTGACAGTTAATCACCCAAAGAGAAAAGTCgttgctgttttggtatgcgatctcatttatggcgtaatttcagaaattcaaaatatatattaaattaaaatggAGTCATTACTCAGAAGTGTCCataggacacttttgagtaatgactccatttttaatttaatatatattttgaatttctgagatcacaccataaatgagatcgcataccaaaacagcaccgaaAGTCTTCTAAAAATATCAACAGAAGTGACGAAACAATGTTTTAATGTCTCAGGTTTGTAAGTTATAAGAACTGGATCACCTTATAGTTAAAatttcttgtttttatcttttagcAATAAGAAAACGGAAACCATAGACATCTCGACACTAGGCTTCTGTCGTTCTGGTCTATACAAGCACTGTTGACTACAACATATATCTGGAAGAGTTTTTCAAGGATGTAACAGGAATCCGTATTGAGCGTACCAGACCTCTTACAGGAAAGGATCAGCAAAGCACAGCAAGGATAGCTAAGCTCAAGCAGAAATGCTTAGATTAGTACAGGTCCACGACTACAAGATACACAAAAGACTTAGCAAAGTATAGGAATGCTTAGGAAAAAATATGCTAGAACTAAGCCGAACAAGCTATAATATTCTTTCGAAATAAAGCTTCATTCTTTATGGTACAAGATATTAACTGCAGTTTGTGTTCAGAGTTTTAGTTTTCGAATTACTGAAAAAAATCAAAGTTTCATATATTGAAGTAATTTAACCATCTCCAATTTTTGAATGAATTTGAAGTGTTATGTTGTGTTCAGTGATTCTTGCCATTATaggaaaaagggattttgaaggAGACTGGcaactgaaatattattattattattattattattattattattattattattattacttggtaagctacaaccctagttggaaaaggaggatgctataagccacagaggccccaacagggaaaataacccagtgaggaaagaaaacaaggaaaaataaagtattttaagagcagtaacaacattaaaataaatatttcctatataaactataaaaaaaaaactttaacaaaacaagaggaagaggtataagatagaatagtgtgcccgggtgtaccctcaagcaagataactctaaaggGAACATGGCTGCATAAACGAATATAGAGTTCACCATATTCTATGTTCGTTACAATGAAACTTTTAATAAAATTCAGGAAACGATGTTTAGTCCTTACCAGGCACAGGTGCTTCGCTTATTGGGCCTTCAAACGGTTCAAATCTATGAGCAAGTTTTGACGAGACGATCTGTTGGAAGTGACCATCCTTGAGGATCACCTGATGGAAAAGGGGGAAATTAAAAAAAGGttaatattaaatatggcaaattgaaaaaaggtaaatatgaaaaggggaaaattgaaaaaagatgaatatgaaaaagggaaaatttaaaaaaaagataaatatgaaaaagggaaaattgaaaaaaggtaaatatgaaaaaaggaaaattgaaaaaaggtaaatatgaaaaggggaaaattgaaaaaaaaataaatatgaaaaagtgaaaattaaaaaaaaaaagataaatatgaaaaagtgaaaattaaaaaaaaagataaatatgaaaaagggaaaattaaaaaaaaagatgaatatgaaaaagggaaaattgaaaaaaggtaaatatgaaaaagggaaaattgaaaaaaaagttaaatatgaaaaggggaaaatttaaaaaaagataaagatgaaaaaggggggaaaaagatAAATATGAAACGGGGAATTTCTTCCCGACTGgctgcattaaattatatatatatatatatatatatatatatatatatatatatatatatatatatatatatatatatatatatatatatatatatatatatatatatatatatatatgtatatattatatatatatatatatatatatatatatatatatatatatatatatatatatatatatatatatatatatatatatatatatatatatatatatatatatatatatatatatatatatatatatatatatatatatatatatatatatatatatatatatatatatatatatatatatatatatatatatatatatatatatatatatatatatatatatatatatatatatatatatatatatatatatatctatatatatatatatatatatatatatatctatatatatatatatacacaccgtaaAGGTATAAATTTTAtagatgtatttgtgtgtgtttttgtggatCGTCGATCAGGGATAAAAGGCACTTTTCAAATTGGATATAATAGGCATTGTAGTTAGTAGCCATAgaatttttttacccccccccccgttCCTATAATTCTATATTCTTTTGCTGTAATAATGAATGAAGCCCACGTGACTTCTCTTCCATTAGCCAGTTGGTGTTTGAAGACACCTTATATGTGAGTAAAGTGAGAAAACTTaaaaaataagtggaagagaactGTATATTAAAGGGTAAATTCTAATCACCGTTGTATATTAATAAGGGAAAAACACAAGTGAAAACTTAGGTGCACTGCACTTGCACAAACATTACTTATTTCAAAAGTAATGTAAtgttttgtttattgatttttagATTTATGTGGTTGCATTTGCCAGTGGGATAAGACTTTCTACAAGGAGTTAAAACCATCCTGTGATATGGCAAAAAGATAATATCGAATTATGATACATGGTATTTCTTATTGGTTcgtgttattataattattcaagATATTTAGTGCTAAAGTTTATTGGATTGGGAACTGGTGATATTAAGTAGTTTAAAGTTAGGTAAATAGTAGGTGGtgatttcttttagaaattagactgtgtaaaatatattttcattatgataTAAGTATTTGATAGCATAGCTTTATTGCTGAAATACACAAATTAAAGGTCTGAAGTAATATATAAGCTAAAACTGTGAAGGTATGTGGTTGTACTATTTGTAGACATTGAATAAAATCTAGTATAATGAATGTATGTGATTGTACGTATGTGTAGACAGTGAGTAAAGTAgaagtataagtgtgtgtatacgtAGACagtgaataaagtaaaatataatgaatgcatgtgattgtgtgtatgtgtagatggtgaataaagtaaagtataatgaATCTATGTGATTGCATGTATGTGTAGACggtgaataaagtaaagtataatgaatgcatgtgattgtgtgtatgtgtagacgGTGAATAAAGTAAAGTATCATGAATCTATGTGATTGCATGTATGTGTAGACggtgaataaagtaaagtataatgaATGCATGTGATTGCATGTATGTGTAGACggtgaataaagtaaaatataatgaatgcatgtgattgtgtgtatgtgtagatggtgaataaagtaaagtataatgaATCTATGTGATTGCATGTATGTGTAGACggtgaataaagtaaagtataatgaatgcatgtgattgtgtgtatgtgtagatggtgaataaagtaaagtataatgaATCTATGTGATTGCATGTATGTGTAGACggtgaataaagtaaagtataatgaATGCATGTGATTGCATGTATATGTAGACggtgaataaagtaaaatataatgaatgcatgtgattgtgtgtatgtgtagatggtgaataaagtaaagtataatgaATCTATGTGATTGCATGTATGCGTAGACagtgaataaagtaaaatataatgaatgcatgtgattgtgtgtatgtgtagatggtGAATAAAGTATAATGATTGCATGTTATTGAATGCATGTGTAGATggtgaataaagtaaagtataatgaatgcatgtgattgtgtgtatttgtagatggtgaataaagtaaagtataatgaATCTATGTGATTGCATGTATGTGTAGACggtgaataaagtaaaatataatgaatgcatgtgattgtgtgtatgtgtagatggtgaataaagtaaagtataatgaATCTATGTGATTACTTTATTCACCGTCTACACATACATGCAATCACATAGATTCATTATACTTTACGTTATTCACCGTCTACACATGCACACAATAACATGCAATCATTATACTTTATTCaccatctacacatacacacaatcacatgcattcattatattttactttattcaccGTCTACACATACATGCAATCACATAGATtcattatactttactttattcaccGTCTACACATACATGCAAAGTATAATGAATCTATGTGATTGCATGTATGTGTAGACggtgaataaagtaaagtataatgaATGCATGTGATTGTGTGCATATGTAGATggtgaataaagtaaagtataatgaATGCATGTGATTGCATGTATGTGTAGATggtgaataaagtaaagtataatgaatgcatgtgattgtgtgcatgtgtagatggtgaataaagtaaagtataatgaATCTATGTGATTGCATGTATGTGTAGATggtgaataaagtaaagtataatgaatgcatgtgattgtgtgcatgtgtagatggtgaataaagtaaagtataatgaATCTATGTGATTGCATGTATGTGTAGATggtgaataaagtaaagtataatgaatgcatgtgattgtgtgcatgtgtagatggtgaataaagtaaagtataatgaATCTATGTGATTGCGTGTATATGTAGA
It encodes:
- the LOC137624903 gene encoding lysosomal acid glucosylceramidase-like → MLMQMIGTPVMRVICFLFLYNGMQVSGTSGCLKEYSDADSFACVCNKDHCDDFPEVILKDGHFQQIVSSKLAHRFEPFEGPISEAPVPGNPIININLENTLQTMKGFGGAFTDSTGINIADLSKAMQEKLLRSYFSPTGIEYTMGKIIIASSDYSKRIYSYNEVEGDMELKHFALAPEDYSYKLPFITRALAMSKRPLLLFGVPWSPPTWMRETDLSKGEGGIKREMWKVWADYIVKFVKSYESEGISLWGLSAQDEAMLRSPWHGDGCKWNATDMRDWIKTSLGPALEAAGFGGLQLMVLDHDRDGLPWYPNTILDDPDAYKYVDGIGIHWYEDETTGPEALDAMHEHYPEKFILYTESSIGGNAPALGSWKNAERFSRNIIEDVNHWTVGWLEWNMVLDMQGGPNWANRSADAPILVKKEEDTFYKQPLFYAMGHFSKYVTDGDVRVSYSIAPSVAGIEVTTFLKPSGEVVVVLMNTSEDEHSITIKDNKGSVLNLNLESRSLNTVLYKPVAKKTKM